The following proteins are co-located in the Eleginops maclovinus isolate JMC-PN-2008 ecotype Puerto Natales chromosome 23, JC_Emac_rtc_rv5, whole genome shotgun sequence genome:
- the p2ry10 gene encoding putative P2Y purinoceptor 10 isoform X2, with translation MTLNTSGALVESLSDSIRCGHNMTNWEKRMDNMYTYFYLLLFIPGLLLNTTALWVLCRHISKKTKAVIFMINLSLADLAHILSLPLRIYYYFNHTWPFGQGLCLFCFYLKYLNMYAAIVFLVCISMQRCVFLLNPFRARSWRRRYDLLISLIVWVVVGLACSPFILMRRGSSSSSSPTNSTQTVYNMSYARSIRIARSLYQQQTQDQPNLTAHNSTARSRLQSFISNCPADTSNEKLTQAEKRRALRMVLSCSALFLLCFAPYHLNFLLYLLVSQDIVTHCATMLAVRQFHPVSLCMASLSCCLNPLLYYFLTAEFRLHLTRRTSSFTASLLSSPISSPTQRAVPERLMSMESSCSERE, from the exons ATGACTCTGAATACGTCTGGAGCGTTGGTGGAGTCCCTGAGCGACTCTATACGATGTGGACACAACATGACCAACTGGGAAAAACGCATGGACAACATGTACACCTACTTCTACCTGCTGCTCTTCATCCCCGGCCTGTTGCTCAACACCACCGCACTCTGGGTCCTCTGCAGACACataag TAAGAAGACAAAGGCGGTAATCTTCATGATTAACCTGTCGTTGGCCGACCTGGCCCACATCCTATCTCTGCCCCTCAGGATTTATTATTACTTCAACCACACCTGGCCTTTTGGACAAGGCCTCTGCTTATTCTGCTTCTACCTCAAGTACCTCAACATGTATGCCGCTATAGTGTTCCTG GTGTGTATTAGCATGCAGAGGTGTGTCTTCCTTCTCAACCCGTTCCGCGCCCGCAGTTGGAGGCGGCGCTATGACCTGTTGATCAGCCTCATAGTCTGGGTGGTGGTCGGCCTGGCCTGCTCGCCTTTCATCCTGATGCGGcgaggcagcagcagctcctccagccCCACCAACAGTACACAGACAGTCTACAACATGTCCTACGCTCG CTCCATCCGAATAGCCCGGTCTCTCTACCAACAACAAACCCAGGATCAGCCAAACCTGACGGCGCACAACTCCACAGCACGCAGTCGACTCCAGTCCTTCATCTCAAACTGTCCGGCGGATACCTCTAATGAAAAGCTGACACAAGCGGAGAAGCGGCGTGCTCTCCGCATGGTGCTGAGCTGCTCTGCGCTCTTTTTGTTGTGCTTTGCCCCCTACCATCTCAACTTCCTGCTGTACCTGCTGGTGTCGCAGGACATCGTGACCCACTGTGCCACGATGCTGGCGGTGAGGCAGTTCCACCCGGTGTCTCTGTGCATGGCCAGCCTGAGCTGCTGCCTCAACCCTCTGCTTTATTACTTTCTAACAGCCGAGTTCAGACTGCACCTCACCAGGCGCACCTCCTCCTTCACTGCCTCACTGCTCTCCTCCCCGATCAGCTCCCCCACCCAGCGTGCCGTCCCGGAGAGACTAATGAGCATGGAGAGTAGTTGCTCAGAGAGGGAGTAG
- the p2ry10 gene encoding putative P2Y purinoceptor 10 isoform X1 produces MTLNTSGALVESLSDSIRCGHNMTNWEKRMDNMYTYFYLLLFIPGLLLNTTALWVLCRHISKKTKAVIFMINLSLADLAHILSLPLRIYYYFNHTWPFGQGLCLFCFYLKYLNMYAAIVFLVCISMQRCVFLLNPFRARSWRRRYDLLISLIVWVVVGLACSPFILMRRGSSSSSSPTNSTQTVYNMSYARYTQHPSINISTVSNPSKFGCFKDLPMLRLKPYLAIAMLGLAELFGFIIPLTCILFSSIRIARSLYQQQTQDQPNLTAHNSTARSRLQSFISNCPADTSNEKLTQAEKRRALRMVLSCSALFLLCFAPYHLNFLLYLLVSQDIVTHCATMLAVRQFHPVSLCMASLSCCLNPLLYYFLTAEFRLHLTRRTSSFTASLLSSPISSPTQRAVPERLMSMESSCSERE; encoded by the exons ATGACTCTGAATACGTCTGGAGCGTTGGTGGAGTCCCTGAGCGACTCTATACGATGTGGACACAACATGACCAACTGGGAAAAACGCATGGACAACATGTACACCTACTTCTACCTGCTGCTCTTCATCCCCGGCCTGTTGCTCAACACCACCGCACTCTGGGTCCTCTGCAGACACataag TAAGAAGACAAAGGCGGTAATCTTCATGATTAACCTGTCGTTGGCCGACCTGGCCCACATCCTATCTCTGCCCCTCAGGATTTATTATTACTTCAACCACACCTGGCCTTTTGGACAAGGCCTCTGCTTATTCTGCTTCTACCTCAAGTACCTCAACATGTATGCCGCTATAGTGTTCCTG GTGTGTATTAGCATGCAGAGGTGTGTCTTCCTTCTCAACCCGTTCCGCGCCCGCAGTTGGAGGCGGCGCTATGACCTGTTGATCAGCCTCATAGTCTGGGTGGTGGTCGGCCTGGCCTGCTCGCCTTTCATCCTGATGCGGcgaggcagcagcagctcctccagccCCACCAACAGTACACAGACAGTCTACAACATGTCCTACGCTCGGTATACCCAGCATCCCTCAATCAATATCAGCACAGTCTCCAACCCTAGCAAATTTGGCTGTTTTAAAGACTTGCCCATGCTTCGCCTGAAGCCATACCTAGCTATCGCCATGTTGGGTCTCGCTGAGCTTTTTGGTTTCATTATCCCTCTGACCTGCATCCTTTTCAGCTCCATCCGAATAGCCCGGTCTCTCTACCAACAACAAACCCAGGATCAGCCAAACCTGACGGCGCACAACTCCACAGCACGCAGTCGACTCCAGTCCTTCATCTCAAACTGTCCGGCGGATACCTCTAATGAAAAGCTGACACAAGCGGAGAAGCGGCGTGCTCTCCGCATGGTGCTGAGCTGCTCTGCGCTCTTTTTGTTGTGCTTTGCCCCCTACCATCTCAACTTCCTGCTGTACCTGCTGGTGTCGCAGGACATCGTGACCCACTGTGCCACGATGCTGGCGGTGAGGCAGTTCCACCCGGTGTCTCTGTGCATGGCCAGCCTGAGCTGCTGCCTCAACCCTCTGCTTTATTACTTTCTAACAGCCGAGTTCAGACTGCACCTCACCAGGCGCACCTCCTCCTTCACTGCCTCACTGCTCTCCTCCCCGATCAGCTCCCCCACCCAGCGTGCCGTCCCGGAGAGACTAATGAGCATGGAGAGTAGTTGCTCAGAGAGGGAGTAG
- the lpar4 gene encoding lysophosphatidic acid receptor 4 — protein MASLVLNETGMEDCGIDDSFKYNLYSVVYSVVFVLGLITNCAALFVFCFRMKMSNETTMFMTNLALSDLVFVFTLPFKVFYNVNRHWPFGDELCKVSGTAFITNIYGSMLFLTCISVDRFLAIVYPFRSRSIRTRRNAALVCAAVWLTIVGGGISVTFFSTINSNNKATTCFEGFSKSTWKTYLSKITIFIEIVGFLLPLLANLVCSSLVLRTLRRPMTVGRGCNSKKRVLRMILVHLGIFIICFVPYNSILFLYALVRTQALANCAVERFARTLYPITLCLACLNCCLDPVVYYFTSESFQKSLTMGGKGSGSRPESIPRSDTETQDTLPRDTHTAASNGKDSNMSVSQF, from the exons ATGGCTAGCCTGGTGCTCAACGAGACCGGAATGGAGGACTGTGGCATTGACGACTCCTTCAAGTACAACTTGTACTCAGTGGTCTACAGTGTGGTCTTTGTCTTGGGTCTGATCACCAACTGTGCTGCCCTCTTTGTGTTCTGCTTCCGGATGAAGATGAGCAATGAGACCACCATGTTTATGACTAATTTAGCGCTATCCGACTTGGTGTTTGTTTTCACGTTGCCATTCAAGGTCTTCTACAATGTTAACCGCCATTGGCCCTTTGGAGATGAACTGTGTAAGGTATCAGGAACAGCCTTCATCACCAACATCTATGGCAGCATGCTCTTCCTCACCTGCATCAGCGTAGACCGCTTCCTGGCGATCGTCTATCCTTTCCGCTCGCGCTCCATCCGCACGCGCAGGAATGCAGCGCTGGTGTGTGCCGCCGTCTGGCTCACCATCGTCGGAGGAGGAATATCGGTGACCTTCTTCTCCACCattaacagcaacaacaaagcaACAACCTGCTTCGAGGGCTTTTCCAAGAGCACCTGGAAGACCTACCTGTCCAAAATAACCATCTTTATCGAG ATCGTGGGCTTCCTTCTTCCCCTCCTGGCCAACTTGGTATGTTCTTCGCTTGTTCTGCGGACACTTCGGCGTCCGATGACTGTTGGCCGGGGCTGTAACAGCAAGAAACGTGTCCTGCGGATGATTTTGGTCCATCTGGGAATCTTCATCATCTGCTTTGTTCCTTATAACTCTATCCTCTTCCTGTACGCCCTGGTGCGGACCCAGGCCCTGGCTAACTGCGCTGTGGAGCGCTTCGCCCGAACTCTTTACCCCATCACTCTGTGCCTGGCCTGCCTCAACTGCTGCCTGGACCCTGTGGTCTACTACTTCACCTCAGAGAGCTTCCAGAAAAGCCTGACCATGGGAGGCAAAGGGTCCGGCTCCCGGCCCGAGAGCATCCCTCGCAGCGACACCGAGACGCAGGACACTCTCcctagagacacacacacggcgGCCAGCAACGGGAAAGATTCAAATATGTCTGTGAGTCAGTTCTGA
- the LOC134860170 gene encoding uncharacterized protein LOC134860170 → MIFNHDFWPIHRTNQLVKSVCGMSSWCWPGSATEVVLSASRGWLRRFLFLKLVMVLLFPHAGSLPLLAGSVFSLRALLLLRSPHISIKPCTVLLGRLALADSLVLLHWMLQLGATLETCWTEEIKMRDEGSVWWREAVSVLCQQLLDAHHLASLLLLGLLGLEATLVSRWPEQTRRFRTSHWAQLSCSLVWTLVLLEMLFSLHSKLLQDSGPQTYSSTEQNSQSHPLGLVPLPSLPGFSSCLRRTLWLGNLWLHYVVFNVRPQKRKSSFH, encoded by the exons ATGATTTTCAACCACGACTTCTGGCCAATACACAG AACAAACCAACTTGTGAAGTCAGTGTGTGGAATGAGCTCTTGGTGCTGGCCCGGCTCCGCCACAGAGGTTGTGCTGTCGGCCTCCCGAGGATGGCTGCGGCGGTTCTTGTTCCTGAAGCTGGTGATGGTGCTGTTGTTCCCCCATGCAGGCAGCCTCCCCCTGCTGGCTGGCAGCGTGTTCAGCCTGCGGGCCCTGTTGCTGCTGCGCTCCCCTCACATCTCCATCAAGCCCTGCACCGTGCTGCTGGGCCGGCTGGCTCTCGCGGACAGTCTCGTGCTGCTGCACTGGATGCTGCAGCTGGGAGCAACGCTAGAGACCTGCTGGACAGAGGAGATTAAAATGAGGGATGAGGGATCAGTTTGGTGGAGGGAGGCTGTGAGCGTGCTCTGTCAGCAGCTGCTTGATGCTCACCACCTGGCCTCTCTGCTCCTACTGGGGCTGCTTGGATTGGAGGCCACGCTGGTGTCTCGCTGGCCCGAGCAGACTCGTAGGTTCAGGACGTCTCACTGGGCTCAGCTCAGCTGCAGCCTGGTCTGGACACTGGTGCTGCTGGAAATGTTGTTCTCGCTACACTCAAAACTTTTGCAGGACTCTGGACCACAAACGTATTCCTCAACAGAACAAAACTCCCAAAGTCATCCTTTGGGCCTGGTACCTCTTCCCAGCCTTCCCGGTTTCTCCTCCTGCCTGAGGAGGACATTATGGCTGGGGAATCTATGGCTACATTATGTTGTCTTTAATGTCAGACCACAGAAGAGAAAGAGCTCCTTCCATTGA
- the LOC134860165 gene encoding cysteinyl leukotriene receptor 1-like isoform X2: protein MESNLTHMEGNFTNCPSIDDFRNQVYSTSYSLITVLGLVGNGLALVVLIRTYRQSSPFHIYMLNLGVSDLLYVMTLPLRVVYYVKKGQWSFGDFLCRISSYALYVNLYCSIYFMAAMSFTRFLAIVFPVQNMQLVTEFRSKLVCVCIWILICLLSSPFLITVRALMSRNHAARRQRVTDTRVIRMIVIVLLTFLISFMPYHVQRTIHLNAITRDCSEKVALQKSVVVTQCLAAANSCFDPLLYFFSGEGFRSRLSSMKRSMKNSTQNRIAKMKTTTDLQIVENHQLNAS from the exons ATGGAGTCAAATCTGACACACATGGAGGGCAACTTCACAAACTGTCCCTCCATTGATGACTTCCGTAACCAGGTTTACTCAACATCCTACTCCCTCATCACTGTCTTAGGCTTGGTTGGGAATGGCTTGGCCCTGGTGGTGCTGATACGAACGTACCGCCAGAGCTCCCCCTTTCACATCTACATGCTGAACCTGGGTGTGTCTGACCTGCTGTATGTTATGACATTGCCATTGCGAGTTGTCTACTACGTCAAAAAGGGCCAGTGGAGCTTTGGCGATTTCCTCTGTCGCATCAGCTCCTATGCCCTCTACGTCAACCTCTACTGCAGCATCTACTTCATGGCGGCCATGTCATTCACACGCTTTCTGGCCATTGTGTTTCCTGTGCAGAACATGCAGCTGGTGACAGAATTCCGCTCcaagctggtgtgtgtgtgtatctggatCCTTATCTGTCTCTTATCCTCCCCCTTCCTGATCACTG TGAGAGCCCTGATGTCCCGCAACCACGCCGCCCGACGTCAGCGGGTCACGGACACGAGAGTCATCCGAATGATCGTCATTGTCCTGCTGACCTTCCTCATTAGCTTCATGCCCTACCACGTGCAGCGCACCATCCACCTGAACGCCATAACCAGGGACTGCTCGGAGAAAGTCGCCCTGCAGAAGTCTGTTGTAGTGACACAATGCCTGGCTGCTGCCAACTCGTGCTTTGATCCACtgctttactttttttctgGAGAAGGGTTCCGCAGCCGCTTGTCCTCCATGAAGCGGTCAATGAAGAACAGCACCCAAAACCGTATTGCCAAGATGAAAACCACCACTGACCTACAGATCGTGGAGAACCACCAGCTAAATGCTAGTTAA
- the LOC134860165 gene encoding cysteinyl leukotriene receptor 1-like isoform X1: MESNLTHMEGNFTNCPSIDDFRNQVYSTSYSLITVLGLVGNGLALVVLIRTYRQSSPFHIYMLNLGVSDLLYVMTLPLRVVYYVKKGQWSFGDFLCRISSYALYVNLYCSIYFMAAMSFTRFLAIVFPVQNMQLVTEFRSKLVCVCIWILICLLSSPFLITGETTDLITNKTKCFEPPKRGEEQKLIMLNYVSLVVGFILPFLVILVCYAGIVRALMSRNHAARRQRVTDTRVIRMIVIVLLTFLISFMPYHVQRTIHLNAITRDCSEKVALQKSVVVTQCLAAANSCFDPLLYFFSGEGFRSRLSSMKRSMKNSTQNRIAKMKTTTDLQIVENHQLNAS; this comes from the coding sequence ATGGAGTCAAATCTGACACACATGGAGGGCAACTTCACAAACTGTCCCTCCATTGATGACTTCCGTAACCAGGTTTACTCAACATCCTACTCCCTCATCACTGTCTTAGGCTTGGTTGGGAATGGCTTGGCCCTGGTGGTGCTGATACGAACGTACCGCCAGAGCTCCCCCTTTCACATCTACATGCTGAACCTGGGTGTGTCTGACCTGCTGTATGTTATGACATTGCCATTGCGAGTTGTCTACTACGTCAAAAAGGGCCAGTGGAGCTTTGGCGATTTCCTCTGTCGCATCAGCTCCTATGCCCTCTACGTCAACCTCTACTGCAGCATCTACTTCATGGCGGCCATGTCATTCACACGCTTTCTGGCCATTGTGTTTCCTGTGCAGAACATGCAGCTGGTGACAGAATTCCGCTCcaagctggtgtgtgtgtgtatctggatCCTTATCTGTCTCTTATCCTCCCCCTTCCTGATCACTGGTGAGACAACTGACCTaatcacaaataaaaccaaatgttttGAACCTCCAAAACGTGGAGAAGAGCAGAAACTTATCATGCTGAACTATGTGTCTCTCGTGGTGGGTTTCATCCTGCCATTCCTGGTGATCCTGGTCTGCTATGCTGGAATAGTGAGAGCCCTGATGTCCCGCAACCACGCCGCCCGACGTCAGCGGGTCACGGACACGAGAGTCATCCGAATGATCGTCATTGTCCTGCTGACCTTCCTCATTAGCTTCATGCCCTACCACGTGCAGCGCACCATCCACCTGAACGCCATAACCAGGGACTGCTCGGAGAAAGTCGCCCTGCAGAAGTCTGTTGTAGTGACACAATGCCTGGCTGCTGCCAACTCGTGCTTTGATCCACtgctttactttttttctgGAGAAGGGTTCCGCAGCCGCTTGTCCTCCATGAAGCGGTCAATGAAGAACAGCACCCAAAACCGTATTGCCAAGATGAAAACCACCACTGACCTACAGATCGTGGAGAACCACCAGCTAAATGCTAGTTAA